In Vicia villosa cultivar HV-30 ecotype Madison, WI linkage group LG7, Vvil1.0, whole genome shotgun sequence, the DNA window CTTCAACTGAAccatttctatttaatatgttaCGGGCAAAAAAGAGAATTTGTATCTACAAGTGAAACTGAAGACAAAAACCAAAAGCCAAGTAATATCATACTCACATGCTTAAAGACCCAAACAGTAAATTCCATTCCCAATTGCTTCAACCTTGATGTGGTACCATTACCTATGAAATTCAAGAATATGCAATAGTTTAGataaaacagaaaagaaattaatagaatgGACAAAACAATAAAGTTTGGACAGATGTCCCAATCTTTAATCCATACACATTTGTCTCTTGAAATTTGGATAATGAACTCATACACAATAGATGAAGGCGGTAATTTGTTCTAGGTGCACAAGTCGTTTTATTATATTGACATGTGTTATGAATGAATATAAAACCATGAGCAATTAACTTTGCAATTAAATAGTCCAACAATACAAAAGCAAAAATATTAGCACATTAAGGGCTATgattaataaataaacaatttaCTATACCATAAACACAACCAAAAATGCACTGCAAGGTAGATGGGAAACTGTTTGCTGCTGCAATGGACCGGCAGAATATAGACATCAACTTTGCCTTTAGAGCATGACTCCCTGGACTCACTCTTGACTCTGAATCAACACTTTCAGCTCCAACAGTACCTATATTCACCGTCAAGGTCAATCACTAAAGAACATAAAACTGAAAACACTTCCAAGATATAGTAAATGCTCTCcaagcaagagaaagaaaatatcaCACACATGCTCACACAATAGGTTTTAACTTGGTAGAAAATAGCTAATAAATACCATAAAAAATCACAATGCTTAAATCGTTCACTTGATTTTAAAtttctggacagaagaaaaatatatCAAGAGCAAAGTGTGGTTGAGTGCCTTCTCttgattattttgaaatttataacCATGAACAAGCAGTTACCTTATACCCACTTTCATATGAAAAAAAACGTAGTTAGGAACAACCTAATTCAAACTAAGCAGACTCTGAAGCACTCGGATATTTTTAAGAGTTAATTTATGTGAGAATCGTGAAAGCCCACATTTAAgatttatatgaatttttcaaacaTATACATATAAGCATGAACAAATTGAAGGGAAAAACTGAAAATATTGTAACTCTATAATAGACAACATATGTCCTATATCTCAACAAACATTGTAATAGCTTACCATTAAATAGCAAAAATAGTCTCTTGAGCAGATTTAAATCATCTAAATTAGCACTACTGGCCTTCTTCTTTAAAAGCTCTTCACCTCTCTTGACCACAGGCTCTTCACTTGAGTTAATTGATCAAACAAATGTGATCATTCATAAATAAAACACAACAAAGATATAACTCAAAAAGATAAATTAGTaagaaagaataaaaattatttcagtAAAATGAGATCTACAACATACCAATCTACAGAAGCAGCAATATATAAAGGATAAACAAGCTCGGGGTCATGCTCCATGGCTTCAATGACATTCAAAATACCCAACTGCACTAACAAAAGAACAAAATAAGACACCGCCTATATTAGCTTTCATAGTAAAGGCACAATTGGACGTGCTTATAACTTATAAGCATCCAAATGTGGATATACTGACAGGTTTCCATGATTGTTCAGATGAAAATTTAGAAGTCAATAACAACAACCAGCATAGTCCTTTTCCACTATATGTTCAGCTACATGAATCAAACAAAACCATGATATCCTATAATGAATCAAGTCCTGAATTATATACTCTTGAATTTCTAGGTCAGAAAGATATACAAAATGAAAAGAATATCCTATGGAGACAAGACACTCTCAAATTAGACAGTGTTCCTTCTCATATGAGAACAAATGTGAAGGGATCAAGGGAAGGGAGACAGATAGGAGAGGAAGAAGCTACCAGTTCTCAGAACCATGGTAATAACATCAACAACATACACTATCTGAACTTTACATGGTAAGATAATGGTATAACTAGTACATGATTACCTTTCTTAATAGAAGTTCATTACTTTGCAACTGTTGTTTCCCTGTAACACGGTTGACTTGAGTAACAGAAAGACCAGGCGGGAATCCACCGCTGCAACAAAACAGAAACTACCATTTGATTAAATAGGAATGAATCAAACTAATTTGTGATAAAACAAACGCAAATATCACAGGCTCCATGTAGTATAAATCAAATTCCAGACCTTTGAGAGACCCTCTGGTACAACATTGTATGAAGACAAAACTCAATAAACAGCTCTCTATCTTGAGAATTCTTCACCTCTTTAAACTTTGCAGCAACTTCATCAGCAATTTGACGAGAGTGGCACTCACCAATTACCTAAAATTAGGAAGTTATTTATTAGTAGTCAAAAATAACTCATATCCCAAAGATCAATAACTAAGCACGATTCTCGCAAACATGTATTAGGGAAAATAAGACTTTAAACTGGGTTTAGGACAGAATAATAATGACAAGCAGCATTCGGGTGCAGATGGATATTTTGAGTCCTTTCTTGAAACTTTCCTCACAAACCAGCCAAAAATATATTGCAACTAATGCCAATACTCAAATTCTCCCAGCTTCTCATGCGAGGGTGTATTGGGAGATAACAAAATAGGAAAACATAATGTAAGCGAGCACTTTTGCTTGTGTTAGTACCTACTTTAGAAGCACTTTGATAGGACCCCAGAAGTTGTACAATTTGCTCCAAGTAGTTATAGAAATACTTAGGTGGTTATAGTAAGAGCAGGGGATTAGCTTAAATAGATTAAAGGAAGATTTATTCTATTTAGCATTTGGGAACTGATAATTTGCTTTGTAGTACAAAGGGGAAACACTTGGAAGAAGAACCGTCTCCATTTTCAGCTCATACTTCTTTGACCAATGAtagattaattatttttctttctatttatCATGTGGGTTAATAACAGCTACTTGTAAATATAAGCACTGTTACTCTGTTAAAGTATATGACCACTTCTGTTACGTATATAGTCATGCTTCTATGAACCCGTGCTTATTGTATTGTATCTTACGATATGTAGCTGTTGTTAACAGCTGTCAATAATCTGTTAAGTATGAAAGACTAGGAGCATGTAAACCCTGCTTAGCTTATGACCAAATATAACATAGATAAATAAAATCACTGACCAAGAGAGAAATAAATGGCCAACGTTAATACCAGACGTTGTCCTCATAGTCCCACTTACAAAAACTCAAATGAAGTGGTGTACAATATTTAGTTATATAACAACGGGAATATTCAGAAAGGTTGATATACCTTAACAATGATTCTAAGAATAATTTCCTGGTGTTGAATAGGAAGTTTTGAGATGTTCATCAATAGATCAGGTGCCAAATCTTCCTTTACCTAACCAAAATGCATGAGCATTAGATTCTCTCCACAAACTCCATGATAAGCATTCAATAaggcaaagtgaatgtgaatgtgtgTGCACATGCCTAGTTTATTAAAAGATGAAAATAAGTTTCAAAAGAGCCCAAGCCGTGCTATCAATTTTTAACCAACATTATAACAACAAAACAGTAATGCTAATAACTAAGTAACAAACAGACACTACGAAATAAAGAATAATCGAGAAACCTTTGCATCAACACGTTGAAAAGCCATCTCTATATAGACAATGCAAAAATTCCTTATCATTGGAGCAGCACCAGGTTCCGAATACAATCTCCACAACTCAGTCAAAGGCAAACCAATATCAGACTGCAGCTTCACTCTCTTGTTCACGTGACTCAAAATCTCAAGAACCTGTCATATACACACAATTTCCAAATCCATTAAACTGTTACCAAACCACTTCCTCATCACAGCTAAACAGAATGAAAATAAACCCCGTGCAAACCGATAAACAAAACACGTAAACAATTTGTTACACTCAAATGTCTCTTAAACCTAATTTGCTATCAAGTATAGTTCATATCCTTTTCATTCATCAATTTCAACCGTAAACCTAATTTGATAACAATTGCATAATGAACATTTTCCGGTGAAGGAAAAACGATAGAGGAATTGAAATTCGGCGAAGTACCTTGTTGCGAACTGCGATGGCTGGAGAAGAGAGAGAGGAGATGGTGAGAGGGAGAAGCTTAGAGAGTAAGGGTTCGAGGTTGGAATCATCGCAGAGAGCTAAACGAGTTAGCATCCGATCCAGCATTTCTTCTATTTCTGTATCGGACTTCGCTCTCAGTGCTGGTgctgttgaagatgatgatgattccGCCATTTTTGGTTTTCGATTCGGTTATTCTTTTCTTCcttcaaaaacaaaatgaaacTCTAATTGGGATTTATATATACGTGCGGTGCTTTGCGGCTTGCGCTCTAAGATAGTTTGAGTCTGACTTTTTGGGTCTCTATACTAGTCTTTGTTCTTGCCTCCAAGTAAAAACacaatgaaggcattttttggaattttgtcATACTCTTTTGGTTTTCATATTCATTTAATTTTGAGTTTCACTTCATTGATTAAGATTTACTTATCtaaacaatttataattattgCATAAATTAAAGTGTATgtagataaaaaaaaattagtggaTAAGGACTTTAAAATGCAATAAATTACCGATTGTTTCTTGGTCAAATGGCGATTGGTACTAGAATTAGTAGGGAGGATCACGGTTCGATCCATTGATTGTAATATGAACTTGACATGGCATCAAATATATGCTCATTTAAACTTCAGAAGTCTGAGCATGCTAAAAATGAAGAATATAGTGTATGGCTTGTCTCACATTAAGATCCTAAGAAAGAGTATGAAGAGGTTTGTGCAACCAAACAAACGAGAAGGTTATTCAAGATCGAATTTTTTGTGAAGTCAAGAAAAATTAGAGTTGATTTATTCATGTGTGTGTGGTCCATTTGAAGTGGTGAAAATGAATATGTTTTCATAGATTTTTCATAATTATGTGAAACGGTCGGAGTATAACACAAAGTTGTTGTTCCTTATACACCTCAACACAATGGTGTGTTAGAAAGAAAGTGATTATAGTAAACATGGCTAGGAGTATGCTAAAAAGGAAATATATGCCTCATAGATTTTAGGGTGAAGCAATTTCTACATATGCATACATCGTTAACCGAAGTCCTACTAGAAAACTCTTGCTcaatataccaaaaaaaaactttGACATGTATGAAACCTAGTATTATCCATCTAGGATATTTTGCTTACTATGTTTTACACATGTTCTtaaacaaagaagaaaaaaactttgCGATAGAAGTGAGGTTATGATCTTGATAGGATATCACTTAACTAATGCCTACAAATTGAATGCACAAAGAGATAGCAAAGTAATCAATAGTAGAGATATACTCTTTGATGAAGATAAGTTTTGGAATTTGGAATAAGGTGCAGACTTTATCAATAATGTTGAAAAAGGAGATAATGCTAGAGTCGTGCTTGAATATTATAAATAAGTATTAAAGCTTCTAAGAAATAGCTGAGAAGATCAACCAGAAGAAAGACTGAGTCAGTTAGATTAAGTGGCTATTAGATATTTCTtgatcaactgatgatggtaattTAATCGTCGGGCAATGATGGTTGAGTCAGAACCAATCAACTTAGATAAACATATGAATTATTCAAATTGGACGGAAACCATGAATGAATAATTAAAGGATGTTGAGAATAAAAAAACTTGGGAACTGGAAGGTAAGTCAGGCAATAAGAGTTCAATTGATGTAAAATGGGTCTATAAGGTGAATATGTAACCAAATTATGAAGTTTCAAAATAAAAAGCAAGGCTAGTATCTTGAAGCTTCTTACAAAGacttggtttagacttcaatTAAATCTTTGCACCGATATTAAgactttaaataattaaaattacggTGTCCATATTTGCACATAAAGGTTGGCCCATGTATCAAATTGGTgtgaatttataatttataaattaaacatTCAAGAATGAAGTTTATATGAGCCAACAACCAGGATTTAAGCTCAAATATCGAGAATAAGAGGTGCTCATGCCGAGAAAGGCTTTAAATGTCTTGAAGGAGGCACTAAGATGTTggaataaaataaatgataagtTCTTTATCAAACTAGGATTCACATATAACACATAAAAATATCGAGTGTAAGTTAAGCATGCAAATGAGAAAGAATCATTCATCATTTGTTTATATATGGATGATTTGTTAGTATCATGCTCAAATTGTTTAAAGATGTAGAAAGCAAGGCATACTTGATGCGtaaatttaaaatgtttgaaCTTAGAAATATGTCCTACTTTTTAAGAATGGAGTTTAAGAATGTAATCAAAAGGGTTTTTATTGTACTAGGAGATGTGTTAAAGAAATTCAACATCCCAATTGAAATGCACTTGTGACATTTATTTAAACTATATCTAAACTCAACAAAAAAAATCACACACAAAGCTTATGAATGCCATTTTTCAACCAAATCATATGATCATTTATACATGTATATTTTAAGTAGCAAGTGATAGAATAGTAAGGATGTCGAACCCACAGAGAGTGAAAAGTAACTTAGAATGAATTTATAAAGAACTGTCTATACGGTGTAACAAGTGCACGgatatatcgaagtaatataaaagattgtcgaaccacagagaccaatgtcaacctactgtaatctattgttgctttgtaaagctaaggctaatgagtTTATACGGTGTCAAGTGAAGAAATATTTATAGAAGAAGGAGAAGTAATTTCTCGTTCCTATTGAATCACCAAAGAGAAAGCTTGATCAATATCCGGTAAAGGGTACATCATCGTGATTTGCAATTTAAACGATGCAAATTTTTTGTCGAGGCCTTTCAGAAATCAAATCACATAATCTTGCTCGCAATTGCTTTTGACGAATCTAATAGCCCCCCATGAACACGAGATTGCACAAGAACAAGAGGGAATTAAGCGATACGATTCGAGTTCATCCAAGAAAACTTTTAGTTGAGTAAATTAATCAAACACGGGTAGGGTACCTTGTCCGAATTTGTAAATATCTTCTTGGATGTCAGAGATGCGGACGATGTCACTTTGAAAAAATTGTGTTTGCAAATTCGCCCAAACTCCAACAGTAGTGTGGATCCAAAGAGCGAATTTTGCAATTGATTTAGAGATTGACAGAAAAAACCAAGCAAGAACCATTGTATTGCATTGTGTCCATGGTGCATGGAAAGGGTCACTAAATAAGAGTTTTGTGAGGGTTCCATCAATGAAGTGATGTTTGTTCTTCGAAATAAGGACAATCTCCATTGATCTTCACCATGTGTGATAGTCAAGAAGAGGTGAAACAAGAACAAGAACTGGATTCTCATTTGGGCGAAGATATTAAGAATTTGTGAAATTTGTGACGAAATCATAGTAACTCTAGTCATTTGAGAGACGATTAAGATTGATAAAAGTGGAAAATAATGAACAAAGACTACCCGAGCATATGtttctgataccatgttaacgaGAAATCATTTTTCCAATAGGGATTAAATTTCACTACAAAGGAGCATATCATAGCCTTTTATAGTTCTAGGCTCAAGACTACTCTCTTAAGCCATTAATACAGTTGGCATTACTGTATTTTAAAGGTTAACGGGCCTAGATAAACCAGAAAAGGGAAAAGCCTAATACATTTTACAAAAACTAAACAGAAAAATGATATAAccataaacaaacaaacatgatccTTGATATAAAAAGAAAAGTCACATTGTTCAAACTATTTCAAGTTAAACTACAATCCGTCATAATAACATGTCTAAGAATTGCAACAAACATTGCGGCCTCTTTAGCTTTGCCATTAACATCTCTGCCCCACCATGATTTGGCATTGATTCATatagataataataatcatattttattattttcatataaTAATAGGACCTTCaatgaagtgaaaaagaaaaacaaatttctGGAACTTTTATTCTTTttcaatatatattatttgaagTTTACACCATAAATATAATTTGAAGTTTATACAACAATATAACATATATGGTATATCCTATCTCACACCTCACATCAACAAAATAATAACacctataaaaaaattacaataaaataaataaatggtatTTTCACTTactaaaacaacaaaaacattccTAACAAGACAAGAAACACATAAAACTTGCTGTAAAGTTGTGCATACTTCAACACTGAACAAGAATCAGATTTCACATCACTTGATTTATCATCATCTTTGTCTTCCTTAGGATTGTTAAAATTGGAAGGAACAGTCGTGTCCGGTGCCGAATCATCGTCACCGGATACCGGACTTGCGGGAGCCGGAGAATCATCGTCTGGTAGAAGACTTTTCGGCAACCCTAATCCATGAGTCACATTTATTTTGAAATGTTGTCCATTCTTGCATTGCTCACCATCATAATCACTTGAGAAGAAATATGTTGGTCCTTCTTTCAGCAAAGGAACTGCCACTGTGAGTGGAGTTACTTCACCGTTGGATTGAGCACCTGATGACCATTGGACTGTGTCTTTGTCTTGTGCATCGTCGTAGTCACATTGTTTGTATGTTGTGAAATTGTATGTTTGAACAATAGTGTGGTTACTGTCGGTATTGAAAACTACATACAAAATCAAAATAACATCATAAGTACCACGTCCACTCTCCGTGTGACCACTCTGAATCAATCTGTCAGTAATCAGTGATTCAGAGTGGTCACTCGGTGTGAAAAGAGAATATTTGTAACGAAAGAAAGgaataaaaacaagaaaaagtaCTGAAACTGTCATTTTCAGTAACTAATTTTCTTTATTAAGCTACGTACTTTGAGAATAATTAGAGTTGTGAAAGATTCTATAACAAGAATAGAACATTGTACTTTTGTTAGTGCTTCTAATTTAAGCATACTTTTATAAATTGACTAAATGCTTCAACAAAAGCAAAAAAACAGCATAAACATCACATGGAGGAAATAAAAAACACAACCACTTAGGTGATATCAGTAATCATAATTCATACTAATAAATAGTATAGTTGAAAATTTTAACCAATCTAATTTTTGCCTCTCTCATAAACTACTTTGaagaaatgaataaattaaatcaCAAACAAGACTCGTAATAATATGCTTAAAAACAAAAGAATTACAAGATGAATGATCATACCATCAAAATTTATCTTGTTTACCTGTCATGATTTTTGTCAATTTGATTAGATACCATAGTAGTGTTGACTATTTAATCTAAAAAGagtttaattttataaaacattTTTCATGATCTAATATTTATGATTATAAACAGAACATAGTTCAGTGTAAATTGGAGATCAAATTATTGAGATCACTAAAACATATATGCtataaaaagtgattaaaatgaCTTACTGAGAAAATCCCCCAAGCTGAATTGTTTCTTGGCAACCCATTTCTGATAATTAACAGCAGGTTTTTCAAGTTTGTCAAACCAGCCTAGAGAATCTCCCACTGTGTAATTTTTGTAAGCTCCAACAGATCCTAAGAAACATGAAAGAAAAATACAAGAAAGAGTTGAGAATAGAAaccatgttgatgatgatgagttTCTTCTATGTTCCATTATTCTTGATGTGTGTGTGAAATTATTGTGAATAGAAGCAAACTAAGTAAGTAGCTTTTTTTTATGAGTTAGTGGATGAGAATGTAGGATTCATATGCTGCCAGCTATGGTTTGTCAAGTGGTTTATATTTAAGAAGCCTTGCTTTTCTGATGAATTACTAAAATATACAATAGGTTGGTTAATCTCAATTATTTGAGTTAATAAATCTCACCCGGTTTGTAAAGTGAAAATTGTATGcataattgcatatattcaaaattaaatatttgaaacgtagatatatttttaaatcgtagttgtggggatcgaaccgtggtcctTCTTACTAAGTTCAGCGCTAATCATCACTGagccaactaacgattggttaagGTGAGACatttataaatatgtataaacATATATTTAGATTTGAAAGTTATTACCGACATTGTTTGGTATAACAAATAGTTATTTTGGTATTCTAATTTGATATTCTAAATTTAGTAATATTAGTTAAGTTATATCACGACAAAAATCATAATAATTGAGGAGTCAAAGAAACACCAAGAATAGACAAATGATCATGCCCACCAAAAGATTATAAATAGTTGATGATGATATATTATATGAGTCATTAAAAATTGAGAATTCAATATCTCTTTTATGAAAATGCaaagaaaaattataattgaATTGATTCTCTTTGTGTAAAAGTTATAAGGAAAACTAAGTTTCAAGCATTAGAAATTCCTAAGTTCAGATCTAAGAGTTAGAGTCATGTGATCACAACATGATAAAGCC includes these proteins:
- the LOC131617856 gene encoding early nodulin-like protein 18 — translated: MEHRRNSSSSTWFLFSTLSCIFLSCFLGSVGAYKNYTVGDSLGWFDKLEKPAVNYQKWVAKKQFSLGDFLIFNTDSNHTIVQTYNFTTYKQCDYDDAQDKDTVQWSSGAQSNGEVTPLTVAVPLLKEGPTYFFSSDYDGEQCKNGQHFKINVTHGLGLPKSLLPDDDSPAPASPVSGDDDSAPDTTVPSNFNNPKEDKDDDKSSDVKSDSCSVLKYAQLYSKFYVFLVLLGMFLLF